From Tachysurus fulvidraco isolate hzauxx_2018 chromosome 10, HZAU_PFXX_2.0, whole genome shotgun sequence, one genomic window encodes:
- the pclaf gene encoding PCNA-associated factor yields MVRTKADSVPSSYRKAVAASAPRKSLGASSSGNYSSSSSSSQASTPGKNKYVGGNPVCPRPTPKWQKGIGDFFGGPSRKPEKENVHPVSDGEEAGGSGMSKAPRKSRPLPNEDEEDDE; encoded by the exons ATGGTCAGAACGAAGGCCGATAGCGTTCCTAGTAGTTACAGGaaag cGGTCGCTGCTTCTGCACCAAGGAAGTCACTTGGCGCCTCCAGTTCAGGGAATTATTCCTCCTCCAGCAGCAGCTCTCAAGCCTCCACCCCTG gaAAGAATAAGTACGTTGGAGGAAACCCTGTCTGTCCGCGTCCGACCCCAAAATGGCAGAAAGGCATTGGAGACTTCTTCGGTGGCCCGAGCAGGAAGCCTGAGAAGGAGAATGTGCATCCTGTTTCTGATGGAGAGGAGGCTGGGGGCAGTGGCATGTCCAAAGCACCCAGGAA GTCCAGACCACTTCcaaatgaagatgaggaggatgacgAGTAA
- the szl gene encoding sizzled isoform X1 — protein sequence MASAVKFVISKLLSPLWRTVDDEEDGFYYRTGMDEIRRMRGGVVTELCLNYGLIDHCVYFTAGEVLGGASLHVGDEVNALAVKDGAHGGWRALRVERQMDSWDGGSASDETDANKLRSLIGTVTSCDNDGGFINQTTYFPRSALCEGFVPMKGDWVQAEYFISPTNWTSQARSVAPLRYQRLDQVDVSNVFGNSGVVGDGVFFTLDSLLLPAGYKPIRGDVVSVVVVESSQSLYSWRALCMSPIKKHSVNGAVTNLPEAEIQTLLENKGGLVVSEETSFGSLFLGESKELIVFLHNTGSETHKLKCCEFAGWDSEEQFSFGLAPRRANDDILSKPKLQQTAPVNPYMSFFQTPDRGLISRHRLGVLPVPFSVPVEEGAKRHKNNIEVDIDEEVANDGEKNAEEVPCLRAVEKNLNILPGEKVSITVGCQAKNLGRCAELLLLHFSSFTIGRRLEVSVSSEVEKLLKPSAPYCPAVMLSTPASQNPAQVVTVLPPAPPVRLVRRHLPNFLGAYPVPQALRDCVEAKTDVLVVQPALGEPLCPSNMVPRFSALLWLEELQAESELREFRITGALLKKGSGYLHLEVPGLSEGRPSLFLGDKVVLKKPCREGLVVEYIGYVTEISGEDVSLRVNTEFLNSYLGEPLDVEFTYNRLPMKRCHCALEQTKHFGENVFFPRSLQLQSPLWTGDWEPEPSAKQDENKSTLEGEESEDKGTPSSLTMDMVSVATQTKTDLCTAAKPIPDPGKFFNCNLNPAQKEAVKHILSADCRPTPYVLFGPPGTGKTITLIEAILQVYYRVPASRVLVCTPSNSAADLICIRLHESGYLQAASMARVNATCRIEESVPEVLQQYSHAGEDVHHAAFHRIVVSTCSSAGMFYQIGLRVGHFTHVFLDEAGQATEPECLIPLGLLFEKTGQIVLAGDPKQLGPVVKSKLAETFGLGVSLLERLMASPLYSLTENGYNPLLVTKLVYNYRSHEVLLELPSNLFYGGELCVRSQRAVVDSLCHWSRLPTKGFPLVFHGVRGTEMREGSNPSWFNPGEAVQAMLYCCQLAKRLYKPIPVTDIGIITPYKKQVEKIRMLLHRAGLPDIKVGSVEEFQGQEFLVIILSTVRSNEVIPSSELQRALGFVSNPKRFNVAITRPKALLIVIGNPHVLIKDPCFHALLQYAYENGAFIGCDPPVSLRVPDRSLITTPAESALAVYKPRNPHSASVQLYPRHRTLLSDRTILSSGTMALFTALLALTLLAQIRAFDLGQSTRCIPIPRQLSVCHDVGYSEMRLPNLLGDSSLESEVVPRSNDWRSLLQTGCHPQAQTFICSLIAPVCLDTFIQPCRSLCLAVRDSCAPVLACHGHQWPEELDCDRFPAQDDMCLTPLPKHLSRFSKDLPKPVCQSCPRVDELPSLKTVMDALCLTDFAVKAKLFRRRMASSEPELEVEGKVEFIQRGPLLPYDTNNLLQQWLLLNLRCAHALVKPGRAQLYLITGTTRSDGTVELTHLFPWLKKDLHITAATRKWKHHKC from the exons ATGGCGTCTGCTGTGAAGTTTGTCATCTCTAAGCTGCTCTCTCCCCTGTGGAGGACCGTGGACGATGAAGAGGATGGCTTTTATTACAGAACAG GTATGGATGAGATCCGGCGGATGCGAGGCGGCGTAGTGACCGAGCTCTGTCTGAATTATGGGCTGATTGATCATTGTGTGTACTTCACTGCCGGAGAGGTGCTGGGAGGAGCGTCTCTGCATGTAGGTGACGAGGTTAATGCTCTGGCTGTTAAAGACGGAGCCCACGGAGGATGGAGGGCACTGAGG GTGGAGAGGCAAATGGATTCATGGGATGGAGGCAGTGCTTCAGACGAAACCGATGCTAATAAGCTCCGGTCTCTGATTGGAACGGTAACGTCATGTGATAACGACGGTGGATTTATAAACCAGACGACGTATTTTCCCCGATCGGCCCTGTGCGAAG GTTTTGTGCCGATGAAAGGAGACTGGGTTCAGGCAGAATACTTCATTAGCCCCACAAATTGGACCAGTCAGGCTCGAAGTGTTGCCCCGCTACGATACCAGCGCCTGGACCAa gtgGACGTGTCAAACGTGTTTGGAAACAGTGGGGTTGTGGGAGACGGTGTGTTTTTCACTTTGGATTCTCTGCTGTTGCCTGCTGGATACAAACCCATACGAGGAGATGTAGTGagcgtggtggtggtggagagcAGTCAGTCGTTATATAGCTGGAGAGCACTCTGTATGTCTCCGATTAAGAAACACAG CGTGAATGGGGCAGTGACCAACCTGCCAGAGGCTGAAATCCAGACACTGCTGGAAAATAAGGGAGGACTTGTGGTCAGTGAGGAAACATCGTTCGGATCTTTGTTTCTGGGGGAAAGTAAAGAGCTGATCGTCTTTCTTCA CAATACCGGTTCAGAGACCCATAAACTGAAGTGCTGTGAATTCGCTGGCTGGGACTCTGAGGAGCAGTTTTCATTTGGACTGGCACCACGTCGTGCCAACGACGACATTCTGTCAAAACCCAAGCTTCAACAGACTGCCCCGGTCAACCCATACATGTCCTTTTTCCAGACCCCGGACAGAGGCCTTATATCGAGGCATCGTCTCGGTGTGCTGCCCGTTCCTTTCTCTGTACCTGTGGAAGAAGGTGCCAAAAGGCATAAAAATAATATAGAGGTAGATATCGATGAAGAGGTTGCAAATGATGGAGAGAAGAATGCTGAGGAGGTACCGTGTCTCCGGGCAGTAGAGAAAAACCTAAACATATTACCAGGAGAGAAAGTGTCCATCACTGTAGGCTGCCAGGCTAA GAACCTGGGTCGCTGTGCGGAGCTGCTGTTGCTGCACTTCTCCTCGTTTACCATCGGGCGGCGCTTGGAGGTTTCCGTGAGCAGTGAGGTAGAGAAATTGTTAAAGCCCAGCGCCCCCTACTGTCCAGCAGTCATGCTGTCAACACCGGCATCGCAGAACCCTGCTCAGGTGGTCACTGTGTTGCCTCCTGCACCTCCAGTCAG ATTGGTGAGACGGCATCTACCTAATTTCCTGGGCGCCTACCCGGTGCCACAAGCACTGAGAGATTGTGTGGAGGCCAAAACTGATGTGCTGGTAGTTCAACCTGCTCTCGGGGAG CCACTGTGTCCGTCCAACATGGTACCTCGTTTCTCTGCTCTGCTTTGGCTGGAGGAGCTGCAGGCTGAAAGTGAGCTCAGAGAGTTCAGAATTACTGGAGCTCTCCTAAAGAAGGGATCCGGTTACCTGCACCTGGAGGTGCCGGGGTTGAGTGAAGGAAGGCCCAGTCTGTTCCTTG GAGATAAAGTTGTCTTAAAGAAGCCATGCAGAGAAGGGCTCGTTGTGGAGTATATCGGCTATGTTACTGAG ATCAGTGGGGAGGATGTGAGTTTGCGGGTAAACACAGAATTTCTGAACAGCTACTTGGGCGAGCCGCTGGACGTGGAGTTTACTTACAACAG ACTGCCTATGAAAAGATGCCACTGTGCTCTGGAGCAGACCAAGCACTTTGGAGAGAACG TGTTCTTCCCCAGATCTTTGCAGCTGCAGAGCCCCTTGTGGACAGGTGACTGGGAGCCGGAACCTTCAGCCAAACAGGATGAAAACAAATCAACCCTAGAAGGTGAAGAG AGTGAGGACAAGGGGACGCCGTCTTCCCTGACTATGGACATGGTCTCTGTGgcaacacagacaaaaacag ATTTGTGTACAGCAGCTAAGCCCATCCCAGACCCAGGCAAGTTCTTTAACTGCAATCTTAACCCTGCTCAGAAGGAGGCGGTCAAACACATCCTCAGCGCAGACTGTCGCCCAACTCCTTACGTGCTCTTCGGCCCTCCAGGCACAGGGAAAACCATCACGCTCATAGAGGCCATACTGCAG GTGTATTACCGTGTGCCGGCGAGTCGTGTGTTGGTTTGCACTCCTTCTAACAGTGCTGCAGACCTCATTTGTATTCGCCTGCATGAAAGTGGCTACCTGCAAGCTGCCAGCATGGCGCGAGTTAACGCCACCTGCAGGATTGAGGAG TCTGTCCCCGAGGTGTTGCAACAGTACTCTCACGCCGGAGAGGATGTACACCATGCTGCTTTCCACCGTATTGTCGTCAGCACCTGCTCCAGCGCTGGCATGTTTTACCAGATCGGATTGCG cGTTGGTCATTTTACTCACGTTTTTCTGGACGAGGCTGGTCAAGCTACCGAGCCGGAGTGTCTGATTCCTCTCGGCCTGTTGTTTGAGAAGACCGGACAG ATTGTCCTGGCTGGAGACCCAAAGCAGTTGGGTCCAGTAGTGAAGTCGAAACTAGCGGAAACCTTCGGACTGGGAGTGTCTCTGCTCGAGAGACTGATGGCCAGCCCTCTGTATTCCCTCACTGAGAACGGCTACAACCCATTGctg GTGACAAAGCTGGTGTATAACTACCGCTCCCACGAGGTGTTGCTGGAGCTACCGTCTAATCTGTTCTACGGCGGTGAGCTGTGTGTACGCTCACAGAGAGCCGTCGTGGACTCGCTTTGTCACTGGAGCCGCCTTCCGACCAAGGGCTTCCCTCTCGTCTTCCACGGAGTCAGG GGCACAGAGATGAGGGAAGGCTCGAACCCATCCTGGTTTAACCCCGGTGAAGCCGTGCAGGCCATGCTTTACTGCTGCCAGTTGGCGAAAAGACTCTACAAACCCATACCAGTTACTGACATTGGCATCATCACTCCTTATAAAAAACAG GTGGAAAAGATTCGAATGCTGTTGCACAGAGCCGGGCTTCCCGACATCAAGGTCGGCTCGGTTGAGGAATTTCAGGGACAGGAGTTCTTAGTTATCATTCTCTCTACG GTGCGCTCCAATGAGGTGATACCTAGCAGTGAACTTCAGAGAGCACTGGGCTTTGTGTCGAACCCCAAACGCTTCAACGTCGCCATCACGCGACCGAAAGCTCTTCTTATCGTCATCGGTAACCCCCACGTGCTGATCAAG GACCCATGTTTTCATGCACTGCTGCAGTACGCCTACGAGAACGGGGCTTTCATTGGCTGTGACCCTCCTGTCTCCCTCCGAGTTCCTGATAG GTCGTTGATAACAACCCCGGCTGAGTCTGCTCTCGCTGTATATAAACCAAGAAATCCTCACTCGGCATCAGTCCAGCTTTATCCTCGGCACAGGACCTTGCTTTCTGACCGGACAATCCTCTCCTCTGGAACTATGGCTCTCTTCACTGCCCTGCTTGCCTTAACTCTTTTGGCCCAGATCAGAGCCTTTGACTTGGGCCAGTCTACCCGCTGCATACCCATACCTCGCCAGCTGAGTGTGTGTCATGATGTGGGCTACTCAGAGATGCGACTGCCTAACCTCCTGGGCGATAGCAGCCTGGAGAGTGAGGTAGTGCCACGCTCCAACGACTGGCGTTCCCTGCTACAGACAGGGTGCCACCCTCAGGCCCAAACCTTTATCTGCTCTCTTATCGCTCCTGTCTGCCTAGACAC tTTTATCCAGCCTTGTCGAAGTCTGTGTCTGGCTGTGAGGGACAGCTGTGCTCCGGTCTTGGCTTGCCACGGCCATCAATGGCCCGAAGAACTGGACTGTGATCGTTTCCCCGCTCAAGACGACATGTGCCTCACCCCACTGCCCAAACATCTCAGCAGGTTCTCTAAAG ATCTCCCCAAGCCTGTATGTCAGTCGTGTCCTCGAGTAGATGAGCTTCCTTCTCTTAAGACCGTGATGGATGCCCTTTGTCTTACTGACTTTG CCGTTAAAGCCAAGCTGTTCCGCCGCCGTATGGCTTCATCGGAGCCAGAGCTCGAGGTGGAGGGAAAGGTGGAGTTCATCCAGCGTGGCCCGCTGCTTCCATACGACACCAACAACCTGCTACAGCAATGGCTGCTGCTCAACCTGCGCTGCGCGCATGCACTGGTGAAGCCCGGACGCGCGCAGCTCTACCTGATCACCGGCACGACGCGCTCCGACGGCACCGTGGAGCTTACGCACCTTTTCCCCTGGTTAAAGAAGGACCTGCACATAACCGCAGCTACCCGCAAGTGGAAACACCACAAGTGCTGA
- the szl gene encoding sizzled isoform X2: MASAVKFVISKLLSPLWRTVDDEEDGFYYRTGMDEIRRMRGGVVTELCLNYGLIDHCVYFTAGEVLGGASLHVGDEVNALAVKDGAHGGWRALRVERQMDSWDGGSASDETDANKLRSLIGTVTSCDNDGGFINQTTYFPRSALCEGFVPMKGDWVQAEYFISPTNWTSQARSVAPLRYQRLDQVDVSNVFGNSGVVGDGVFFTLDSLLLPAGYKPIRGDVVSVVVVESSQSLYSWRALCMSPIKKHSVNGAVTNLPEAEIQTLLENKGGLVVSEETSFGSLFLGESKELIVFLHNTGSETHKLKCCEFAGWDSEEQFSFGLAPRRANDDILSKPKLQQTAPVNPYMSFFQTPDRGLISRHRLGVLPVPFSVPVEEGAKRHKNNIEVDIDEEVANDGEKNAEEVPCLRAVEKNLNILPGEKVSITVGCQAKNLGRCAELLLLHFSSFTIGRRLEVSVSSEVEKLLKPSAPYCPAVMLSTPASQNPAQVVTVLPPAPPVRLVRRHLPNFLGAYPVPQALRDCVEAKTDVLVVQPALGEPLCPSNMVPRFSALLWLEELQAESELREFRITGALLKKGSGYLHLEVPGLSEGRPSLFLGDKVVLKKPCREGLVVEYIGYVTEISGEDVSLRVNTEFLNSYLGEPLDVEFTYNRLPMKRCHCALEQTKHFGENVFFPRSLQLQSPLWTGDWEPEPSAKQDENKSTLEGEESEDKGTPSSLTMDMVSVATQTKTDLCTAAKPIPDPGKFFNCNLNPAQKEAVKHILSADCRPTPYVLFGPPGTGKTITLIEAILQVYYRVPASRVLVCTPSNSAADLICIRLHESGYLQAASMARVNATCRIEESVPEVLQQYSHAGEDVHHAAFHRIVVSTCSSAGMFYQIGLRVGHFTHVFLDEAGQATEPECLIPLGLLFEKTGQIVLAGDPKQLGPVVKSKLAETFGLGVSLLERLMASPLYSLTENGYNPLLVTKLVYNYRSHEVLLELPSNLFYGGELCVRSQRAVVDSLCHWSRLPTKGFPLVFHGVRGTEMREGSNPSWFNPGEAVQAMLYCCQLAKRLYKPIPVTDIGIITPYKKQVEKIRMLLHRAGLPDIKVGSVEEFQGQEFLVIILSTVRSNEVIPSSELQRALGFVSNPKRFNVAITRPKALLIVIGNPHVLIKDPCFHALLQYAYENGAFIGCDPPVSLRVPDRAVSEEKF; encoded by the exons ATGGCGTCTGCTGTGAAGTTTGTCATCTCTAAGCTGCTCTCTCCCCTGTGGAGGACCGTGGACGATGAAGAGGATGGCTTTTATTACAGAACAG GTATGGATGAGATCCGGCGGATGCGAGGCGGCGTAGTGACCGAGCTCTGTCTGAATTATGGGCTGATTGATCATTGTGTGTACTTCACTGCCGGAGAGGTGCTGGGAGGAGCGTCTCTGCATGTAGGTGACGAGGTTAATGCTCTGGCTGTTAAAGACGGAGCCCACGGAGGATGGAGGGCACTGAGG GTGGAGAGGCAAATGGATTCATGGGATGGAGGCAGTGCTTCAGACGAAACCGATGCTAATAAGCTCCGGTCTCTGATTGGAACGGTAACGTCATGTGATAACGACGGTGGATTTATAAACCAGACGACGTATTTTCCCCGATCGGCCCTGTGCGAAG GTTTTGTGCCGATGAAAGGAGACTGGGTTCAGGCAGAATACTTCATTAGCCCCACAAATTGGACCAGTCAGGCTCGAAGTGTTGCCCCGCTACGATACCAGCGCCTGGACCAa gtgGACGTGTCAAACGTGTTTGGAAACAGTGGGGTTGTGGGAGACGGTGTGTTTTTCACTTTGGATTCTCTGCTGTTGCCTGCTGGATACAAACCCATACGAGGAGATGTAGTGagcgtggtggtggtggagagcAGTCAGTCGTTATATAGCTGGAGAGCACTCTGTATGTCTCCGATTAAGAAACACAG CGTGAATGGGGCAGTGACCAACCTGCCAGAGGCTGAAATCCAGACACTGCTGGAAAATAAGGGAGGACTTGTGGTCAGTGAGGAAACATCGTTCGGATCTTTGTTTCTGGGGGAAAGTAAAGAGCTGATCGTCTTTCTTCA CAATACCGGTTCAGAGACCCATAAACTGAAGTGCTGTGAATTCGCTGGCTGGGACTCTGAGGAGCAGTTTTCATTTGGACTGGCACCACGTCGTGCCAACGACGACATTCTGTCAAAACCCAAGCTTCAACAGACTGCCCCGGTCAACCCATACATGTCCTTTTTCCAGACCCCGGACAGAGGCCTTATATCGAGGCATCGTCTCGGTGTGCTGCCCGTTCCTTTCTCTGTACCTGTGGAAGAAGGTGCCAAAAGGCATAAAAATAATATAGAGGTAGATATCGATGAAGAGGTTGCAAATGATGGAGAGAAGAATGCTGAGGAGGTACCGTGTCTCCGGGCAGTAGAGAAAAACCTAAACATATTACCAGGAGAGAAAGTGTCCATCACTGTAGGCTGCCAGGCTAA GAACCTGGGTCGCTGTGCGGAGCTGCTGTTGCTGCACTTCTCCTCGTTTACCATCGGGCGGCGCTTGGAGGTTTCCGTGAGCAGTGAGGTAGAGAAATTGTTAAAGCCCAGCGCCCCCTACTGTCCAGCAGTCATGCTGTCAACACCGGCATCGCAGAACCCTGCTCAGGTGGTCACTGTGTTGCCTCCTGCACCTCCAGTCAG ATTGGTGAGACGGCATCTACCTAATTTCCTGGGCGCCTACCCGGTGCCACAAGCACTGAGAGATTGTGTGGAGGCCAAAACTGATGTGCTGGTAGTTCAACCTGCTCTCGGGGAG CCACTGTGTCCGTCCAACATGGTACCTCGTTTCTCTGCTCTGCTTTGGCTGGAGGAGCTGCAGGCTGAAAGTGAGCTCAGAGAGTTCAGAATTACTGGAGCTCTCCTAAAGAAGGGATCCGGTTACCTGCACCTGGAGGTGCCGGGGTTGAGTGAAGGAAGGCCCAGTCTGTTCCTTG GAGATAAAGTTGTCTTAAAGAAGCCATGCAGAGAAGGGCTCGTTGTGGAGTATATCGGCTATGTTACTGAG ATCAGTGGGGAGGATGTGAGTTTGCGGGTAAACACAGAATTTCTGAACAGCTACTTGGGCGAGCCGCTGGACGTGGAGTTTACTTACAACAG ACTGCCTATGAAAAGATGCCACTGTGCTCTGGAGCAGACCAAGCACTTTGGAGAGAACG TGTTCTTCCCCAGATCTTTGCAGCTGCAGAGCCCCTTGTGGACAGGTGACTGGGAGCCGGAACCTTCAGCCAAACAGGATGAAAACAAATCAACCCTAGAAGGTGAAGAG AGTGAGGACAAGGGGACGCCGTCTTCCCTGACTATGGACATGGTCTCTGTGgcaacacagacaaaaacag ATTTGTGTACAGCAGCTAAGCCCATCCCAGACCCAGGCAAGTTCTTTAACTGCAATCTTAACCCTGCTCAGAAGGAGGCGGTCAAACACATCCTCAGCGCAGACTGTCGCCCAACTCCTTACGTGCTCTTCGGCCCTCCAGGCACAGGGAAAACCATCACGCTCATAGAGGCCATACTGCAG GTGTATTACCGTGTGCCGGCGAGTCGTGTGTTGGTTTGCACTCCTTCTAACAGTGCTGCAGACCTCATTTGTATTCGCCTGCATGAAAGTGGCTACCTGCAAGCTGCCAGCATGGCGCGAGTTAACGCCACCTGCAGGATTGAGGAG TCTGTCCCCGAGGTGTTGCAACAGTACTCTCACGCCGGAGAGGATGTACACCATGCTGCTTTCCACCGTATTGTCGTCAGCACCTGCTCCAGCGCTGGCATGTTTTACCAGATCGGATTGCG cGTTGGTCATTTTACTCACGTTTTTCTGGACGAGGCTGGTCAAGCTACCGAGCCGGAGTGTCTGATTCCTCTCGGCCTGTTGTTTGAGAAGACCGGACAG ATTGTCCTGGCTGGAGACCCAAAGCAGTTGGGTCCAGTAGTGAAGTCGAAACTAGCGGAAACCTTCGGACTGGGAGTGTCTCTGCTCGAGAGACTGATGGCCAGCCCTCTGTATTCCCTCACTGAGAACGGCTACAACCCATTGctg GTGACAAAGCTGGTGTATAACTACCGCTCCCACGAGGTGTTGCTGGAGCTACCGTCTAATCTGTTCTACGGCGGTGAGCTGTGTGTACGCTCACAGAGAGCCGTCGTGGACTCGCTTTGTCACTGGAGCCGCCTTCCGACCAAGGGCTTCCCTCTCGTCTTCCACGGAGTCAGG GGCACAGAGATGAGGGAAGGCTCGAACCCATCCTGGTTTAACCCCGGTGAAGCCGTGCAGGCCATGCTTTACTGCTGCCAGTTGGCGAAAAGACTCTACAAACCCATACCAGTTACTGACATTGGCATCATCACTCCTTATAAAAAACAG GTGGAAAAGATTCGAATGCTGTTGCACAGAGCCGGGCTTCCCGACATCAAGGTCGGCTCGGTTGAGGAATTTCAGGGACAGGAGTTCTTAGTTATCATTCTCTCTACG GTGCGCTCCAATGAGGTGATACCTAGCAGTGAACTTCAGAGAGCACTGGGCTTTGTGTCGAACCCCAAACGCTTCAACGTCGCCATCACGCGACCGAAAGCTCTTCTTATCGTCATCGGTAACCCCCACGTGCTGATCAAG GACCCATGTTTTCATGCACTGCTGCAGTACGCCTACGAGAACGGGGCTTTCATTGGCTGTGACCCTCCTGTCTCCCTCCGAGTTCCTGATAG AGCTGTTTCTGAAGAGAAGTTCTGA